One Silene latifolia isolate original U9 population chromosome 4, ASM4854445v1, whole genome shotgun sequence DNA segment encodes these proteins:
- the LOC141651358 gene encoding uncharacterized protein LOC141651358: MGDGVRWPRPPVEGQSWRKDSKKKAKRRATETKGDRPETSCRISHSNLSAVTFDEEDIHDSQEHHDALIITLSMANCTVRKVLVDNGSSVNLIMLKTIQNMEFSEKDLQKKTIPLVGFSGETTNSLGEIVIPTYIGGVNKQVIYLVIDGPSTYNVILGRPRLHLMKAVPSTYHLWSTYQRLVNQMFKEQIGRTIEVYINNMVVKSKKAEDHMQHLAETFSTLRENKMKLNPSKCTFGVSSGKFLGYIVTQRGIQAGTEQIKAVLQLESPEKQKMCKG; encoded by the exons atgggagacggGGTAAGGTGGCCCAGGCCACCAGTAGAAGGTCAGTCATGGCGAAAAGATAGTAAGAAAAAAG CCAAGAGACGCGCTACTGAAACTAAGGGTGATAGACCAGAGACTTCCTGCAGAATTTCCCACAGCAACCTGTCTGCTGTCACTTTCGACGAAGAAGATATACATGACAGCCAGGAGCATCATGATGCACTCATTATAACACTGTCAATGGCCAATTGTACGGTTAGAAAGGTTCTGGTAGATAATGGTAGCTCAGTCAACCTAATTATGTTAAAGACCATACAAAACATGGAGTTCAGCGAGAAGGACTTGCAGAAGAAAACCATTCCGCttgtaggattcagtggagagacAACTAACTCGCTAGGAGAGATCGTGATCCCAACCTATAtaggaggagtcaacaagcaagtaaTATACTTGGTCATAGATGGACCATCTACGTACAATGTTATTCTGGGAAGACCAAGGTTGCACCTGATGAAGGCGGTCCCCTCAACGTATCATCTGT GGTCCACGTATCAAAGGCTGGTCAACCAGATGTttaaagagcaaataggaagaactATAGAGGTATATATTAACAATATGGTGGTGAAGTCAAAGAAAGCCGAAGATCACATgcagcatctggcagaaacattcagcaccctcagagaGAACAAAATGAAGCTCAACCCATCCAAATGCACCTTTGGAGTTTCATCCGGAAAATTCTTGGGCTACATCGTGACTCAAAGGGGAATACAGGCTGGCACAGAACAGATTAAGGCAGTATTGCAGCTAGAGTCACCAGAAAAGCAAAAGATGTGCAAAGGCTAG